A genomic region of Tsukamurella pulmonis contains the following coding sequences:
- the nusB gene encoding transcription antitermination factor NusB, translating to MPEQSDNRRPKKSGARHRARKRAVDLLFEAEARDVTDLDGLLADRRQLAADDAAVAPVSEYTATLVTGVGLDRDQIDSVISSHLTGWTLARLPAVDRAIMRIAVWELFNAVDVPPAVVVDEAVELAKELSTDESPTYLNGVLGKVATLAPQVRSAAAAEPAERPE from the coding sequence GTGCCCGAGCAGTCTGACAACCGGCGCCCGAAGAAGTCGGGCGCCCGACACCGGGCGCGCAAGCGCGCCGTCGACCTGCTGTTCGAGGCGGAGGCGCGCGACGTCACCGACCTCGACGGCCTGCTGGCGGACCGGCGGCAGCTCGCCGCCGACGACGCGGCGGTCGCGCCCGTCTCCGAGTACACCGCGACGCTGGTCACCGGCGTCGGCCTGGACCGCGACCAGATCGATTCCGTGATCTCCTCGCACCTGACCGGCTGGACGCTCGCGCGCCTGCCGGCCGTGGATCGCGCGATCATGCGCATCGCCGTCTGGGAGCTGTTCAACGCCGTCGACGTGCCGCCGGCCGTCGTGGTCGACGAGGCGGTCGAGCTCGCCAAGGAGCTCTCCACCGACGAGTCGCCGACGTACCTCAACGGCGTTCTGGGCAAGGTCGCCACGCTCGCGCCGCAGGTGCGTTCGGCCGCGGCGGCCGAGCCCGCCGAACGCCCCGAGTAG
- the aroC gene encoding chorismate synthase: protein MLRWITAGESHGPALVALMEGMVAGVEVTSSDIAAQLARRRLGYGRGARMKFEADKVTILGGVRHGRTQVGPVAIEIGNTEWPKWEQVMAADPVEQELLDGMARNAPLTRPRPGHADYSGMLKYGFDDARPVLERASARETAARVAAGTVARNFLRQAFGAEVISHVISIGASEPYVGSTPTAGDLERIDASPVRAFDEAAEQSMIAEIEAAKKDGDTLGGVVEVVVTGLPVGIGSVASGEDRLDGRLAAALMGIQAIKGVEVGDGFETARRRGSVAHDEMLPDKGGVLRSTNRAGGVEGGMTNGESLRVRAAMKPISTVPRALRTIDMQTGTEAVAIHQRSDVCAVPAAGVVAEAMVALVVAQAALEKFGGDSLAETRSNIERYSEQVAARLQRVTPEAI, encoded by the coding sequence GTGTTGCGCTGGATCACCGCTGGAGAATCGCACGGCCCCGCCCTCGTGGCCCTCATGGAGGGCATGGTCGCGGGCGTCGAGGTCACATCGTCGGACATCGCCGCCCAGTTGGCGCGGCGCCGACTGGGCTACGGTCGCGGTGCGCGCATGAAGTTCGAGGCCGACAAGGTGACGATCCTCGGCGGCGTCCGGCACGGCCGCACCCAGGTGGGCCCCGTCGCCATCGAGATCGGCAACACCGAGTGGCCGAAGTGGGAGCAGGTCATGGCGGCCGACCCCGTCGAGCAGGAACTGCTCGACGGCATGGCGCGCAACGCGCCGCTCACCCGGCCGCGGCCCGGTCACGCCGACTACTCGGGCATGCTCAAGTACGGCTTCGACGACGCGCGCCCCGTCCTCGAGCGTGCGAGCGCGCGGGAGACCGCCGCGCGGGTCGCCGCCGGCACCGTCGCCCGTAACTTCCTGCGCCAGGCCTTCGGGGCCGAGGTCATCAGCCACGTCATCTCCATCGGTGCGTCCGAGCCCTACGTCGGGTCGACGCCGACCGCCGGTGACCTGGAGCGCATCGACGCCTCGCCCGTGCGCGCGTTCGACGAGGCCGCCGAGCAGTCGATGATCGCCGAGATCGAGGCCGCCAAGAAGGACGGCGACACCCTGGGCGGTGTCGTCGAGGTCGTCGTGACCGGCCTGCCCGTGGGCATCGGCTCCGTCGCCTCGGGTGAGGACCGCCTCGACGGGCGCCTGGCCGCCGCGCTGATGGGCATCCAGGCGATCAAGGGCGTCGAGGTCGGCGACGGCTTCGAGACCGCCCGCCGTCGCGGCAGCGTCGCGCACGACGAGATGCTGCCCGACAAGGGTGGAGTCCTGCGCTCGACGAACCGCGCCGGCGGCGTCGAGGGCGGCATGACCAACGGCGAGTCCCTGCGCGTGCGCGCGGCCATGAAGCCGATCTCGACCGTCCCGCGCGCGCTGCGCACCATCGACATGCAGACCGGCACCGAGGCCGTCGCGATCCACCAGCGCAGCGACGTCTGCGCGGTGCCCGCCGCGGGCGTGGTGGCCGAGGCCATGGTGGCGCTCGTCGTCGCGCAGGCGGCGCTCGAGAAGTTCGGCGGCGACAGCCTCGCCGAGACCCGCAGCAACATCGAGAGGTACTCCGAGCAGGTGGCGGCGCGGTTGCAGCGGGTGACGCCCGAGGCGATCTGA
- a CDS encoding nitroreductase/quinone reductase family protein produces the protein MTAPTVDRVRPGRVAGAFNSAVAWLARRGVSVYGSRELAVRGRTSGQWRTVPVNVLRVDGAEYLVAARGVTQWVRNMRVAGCGELRLGRTVEPFSATEVTDPAAKVAVLRAYLRKWAWEVGAFFPGLTADSSDGVLAAAAGRYPVFALTRTR, from the coding sequence GTGACCGCACCCACCGTCGATCGCGTCCGTCCGGGTCGCGTCGCCGGCGCGTTCAACAGCGCCGTCGCCTGGCTCGCCCGCCGCGGCGTGTCCGTGTACGGCAGTCGGGAACTCGCGGTCCGCGGGCGGACGTCGGGCCAATGGCGGACGGTACCCGTCAACGTCCTGCGCGTCGACGGCGCCGAGTACCTCGTCGCAGCGCGCGGCGTCACCCAGTGGGTGCGGAACATGCGCGTCGCGGGCTGCGGTGAGTTGCGGCTCGGGCGCACCGTCGAGCCCTTCTCCGCGACCGAGGTCACCGATCCGGCCGCCAAGGTCGCGGTGCTGCGCGCCTACCTCCGGAAGTGGGCCTGGGAGGTCGGCGCCTTCTTCCCCGGCCTGACGGCCGACAGCAGTGACGGGGTGCTCGCCGCCGCTGCGGGCCGCTACCCGGTGTTCGCGCTGACGCGGACCCGATGA
- a CDS encoding shikimate kinase — protein MAGAPREPGPAAILIGPPGAGKTTIGRRLARALRVEFLDVDEEIERREGRSIPQIFAGDGEPAFRAIEESVVADVVAHHPGVVSLGGGAVLSETTRTLLRRHQVVYLELTEEEGIRRTVNPAASNRPLLKGADPAAAYRALMARRTPIYRELATIRVSTVGRAPSSVVRQVQRRLKDTAPGRERRGPWPKLPTVLRTSTKNRSE, from the coding sequence ATGGCGGGCGCGCCCCGGGAGCCGGGGCCCGCGGCGATCCTCATCGGCCCGCCCGGCGCGGGGAAGACGACCATCGGTCGTCGGCTGGCCCGCGCGCTGCGGGTCGAGTTCCTCGACGTCGACGAGGAGATCGAGCGCCGCGAGGGCCGGTCCATCCCACAGATCTTCGCCGGCGACGGCGAGCCCGCCTTCCGGGCGATCGAGGAGTCCGTCGTCGCCGATGTGGTCGCGCACCACCCGGGCGTGGTCTCGCTCGGCGGCGGCGCGGTGCTCTCGGAGACCACCCGCACGTTGCTGCGCCGGCATCAGGTGGTCTACCTCGAGCTGACCGAGGAGGAGGGGATCCGGCGCACCGTCAACCCGGCCGCGTCGAACCGCCCGCTCCTCAAGGGGGCCGACCCCGCAGCCGCCTATCGCGCGCTCATGGCGCGTCGCACGCCGATCTACCGTGAACTCGCGACGATCCGCGTCTCCACCGTCGGCCGCGCCCCGTCGTCGGTCGTCCGGCAGGTGCAGCGGCGCCTCAAGGACACCGCCCCCGGCCGGGAGCGCCGCGGCCCCTGGCCGAAGCTTCCCACCGTCCTCCGCACGTCCACCAAGAATCGATCGGAGTAA
- the aroB gene encoding 3-dehydroquinate synthase has protein sequence MSETPVQVRVNAASPYDVVIGRGLLDETVAAAGEATKAAVFYQPTLAETAEALRQALADKGIDAHRIELPDAEAGKDLQVAGFCWEVLGRIGLSRQDVIYSLGGGAATDVTGFVAATWMRGVPVVHIPTTLLAMVDAAVGGKTGINTDAGKNLVGSFHEPRAVIVDLVTLETVPRNEIVAGMAEVIKTGFIADPVILDLIEKDPQAALDPTGAVLPELVRRSIEVKAQVVSADLKEASLREILNYGHTLAHALERRERYRWRHGAAVSVGLIYAAELGRLAGRLDDATADRHRSVLESVGLPTSYDADAFGQLLEYMGKDKKNRAGVLRFVVLDGLARPGRLEGPDPSLLVAAYSAVAKEGTEPSGSILL, from the coding sequence ATGAGCGAGACCCCGGTGCAGGTGCGCGTCAACGCCGCCAGCCCCTACGACGTGGTGATCGGTCGCGGCCTGCTGGACGAGACCGTCGCGGCCGCGGGGGAGGCCACCAAGGCCGCCGTCTTCTACCAGCCGACGCTCGCCGAGACCGCCGAGGCGCTGCGGCAGGCCCTGGCGGACAAGGGGATCGACGCGCACCGCATCGAGCTGCCCGACGCGGAGGCCGGCAAGGACCTGCAGGTCGCCGGGTTCTGCTGGGAGGTGCTCGGCCGCATCGGTCTGAGCCGCCAGGACGTGATCTACAGTCTCGGCGGCGGCGCCGCGACCGACGTCACCGGCTTCGTGGCGGCCACCTGGATGCGCGGGGTTCCCGTGGTGCACATCCCCACGACCCTGCTCGCCATGGTCGACGCGGCGGTCGGCGGCAAGACCGGCATCAACACCGACGCCGGCAAGAACCTGGTGGGCTCGTTCCACGAGCCGCGCGCGGTGATCGTGGACCTGGTGACGCTGGAGACGGTGCCGCGCAACGAGATCGTCGCCGGGATGGCCGAGGTGATCAAGACCGGCTTCATCGCCGATCCCGTCATCCTCGATCTGATCGAGAAGGACCCGCAGGCCGCGCTCGACCCCACCGGCGCGGTGCTGCCCGAGCTGGTGCGCCGCTCCATCGAGGTCAAGGCGCAGGTCGTCTCCGCCGACCTCAAGGAGGCCTCGCTGCGGGAGATCCTCAACTACGGCCACACCCTGGCGCACGCGCTCGAGCGGCGCGAGCGCTACCGCTGGCGCCACGGCGCCGCGGTCTCGGTCGGCCTGATCTACGCCGCGGAGCTCGGGCGCCTGGCGGGCCGTCTCGACGACGCGACCGCGGACCGGCACCGCAGCGTGCTCGAGTCGGTGGGCCTGCCCACGAGCTACGACGCCGACGCCTTCGGCCAGCTGCTGGAGTACATGGGCAAGGACAAGAAGAACCGGGCCGGCGTGCTGCGCTTCGTCGTGCTCGACGGCCTGGCGCGCCCCGGCCGCCTGGAGGGCCCGGACCCGTCGCTGCTCGTCGCGGCCTACTCCGCCGTCGCCAAGGAGGGCACCGAGCCGTCGGGCTCGATCCTGCTCTGA
- a CDS encoding TetR/AcrR family transcriptional regulator — translation MNASQTARERARAELTAEITRSAREQLQEVGAAALSLRAVARDLGLASSAVYRYFPSRDALLTALITEAYAALGDAVEAADAAATGGPRERWRAAGHAVRDWARAHPHEYTLLYGSPVPGYHAPAETTAAAIRTSGALARIAALGHGEAPAPSGAYAEQLRAVAEAVAPEAEPAQLALALLAWTQLFGAVSFELFGQFANTLEPADAMFDYTLERIADLLGL, via the coding sequence GTGAACGCCTCTCAGACCGCCCGCGAGCGCGCCCGCGCCGAGCTGACCGCCGAGATCACCCGCAGCGCCCGGGAGCAGCTGCAGGAGGTGGGGGCCGCGGCCCTGTCGCTGCGCGCGGTGGCGCGCGATCTCGGCCTGGCCTCGTCCGCCGTGTACCGCTACTTCCCCAGCCGGGACGCGCTGCTCACCGCCCTCATCACCGAGGCCTACGCCGCGCTCGGCGACGCCGTCGAGGCCGCGGACGCAGCGGCGACGGGAGGCCCGCGCGAGCGATGGCGCGCGGCCGGGCACGCCGTGCGCGACTGGGCCCGCGCGCACCCGCACGAGTACACACTGCTCTACGGTTCGCCGGTTCCCGGGTACCACGCCCCGGCGGAGACGACCGCGGCGGCGATCCGTACGTCCGGCGCCCTCGCCCGGATCGCGGCGCTCGGGCACGGCGAGGCGCCGGCACCGTCGGGCGCCTACGCCGAGCAGCTGCGCGCCGTGGCCGAGGCCGTGGCGCCGGAGGCCGAGCCCGCACAGCTCGCGTTGGCGCTCCTGGCCTGGACACAGCTGTTCGGCGCCGTGAGCTTCGAGCTGTTCGGCCAGTTCGCGAACACCCTCGAGCCCGCGGACGCGATGTTCGACTACACCCTCGAGCGCATCGCGGACCTGCTCGGACTCTGA
- a CDS encoding M24 family metallopeptidase: MPQTTADHARRRDRLRAALASHDPALDALLVTDLDNVRYLAGFTGSNGALLIAADPARDAIATDGRYLTQVAEQSGDLRAIIERDVAKALLAEAGGTVGFEATALSYADHARLAPEAHLVPTTRLVETLREVKDDGEIDLLREACAISDRALAELVAEGAIRPGVTEAQVARRLENLMHEFGAEAVAFETIVAAGANSAIPHHRPTTAWLEAGDFVKIDFGARYRGYHADETRTFVLGEPAAWQREIYDVVRAAQAAGREALVPGADVREIDGAARAVIEAAGYGEQFLHGLGHGVGVQIHEAPTLGKLGSGTLSDGAVVTVEPGVYLPGRGGVRIEDTLVVRADGPELLTRTTKDLIAL, from the coding sequence ATGCCGCAGACCACCGCCGACCACGCCCGCCGCCGCGACCGGCTCCGCGCCGCGCTCGCGAGCCACGACCCCGCCCTCGACGCCCTGCTGGTCACCGACCTCGACAACGTGCGCTACCTCGCCGGCTTCACCGGCTCCAACGGCGCCCTGCTGATCGCGGCAGACCCCGCGCGGGATGCCATCGCCACCGACGGCCGCTACCTCACCCAAGTCGCCGAACAGTCCGGCGACCTGCGCGCGATCATCGAGCGCGACGTCGCGAAGGCCCTCCTCGCGGAGGCCGGCGGCACCGTCGGCTTCGAGGCGACGGCGCTGAGCTACGCCGACCACGCCCGGCTCGCGCCCGAGGCGCACCTGGTCCCGACGACGCGCCTGGTCGAGACGCTCCGCGAGGTCAAGGACGACGGCGAGATCGACCTGCTCCGAGAGGCCTGCGCGATCAGTGACCGCGCCCTCGCCGAACTCGTGGCGGAGGGCGCGATCCGCCCGGGCGTGACCGAGGCCCAGGTGGCCCGCCGGCTCGAGAACCTGATGCACGAATTCGGCGCGGAGGCGGTCGCGTTCGAGACGATCGTGGCCGCCGGGGCGAACTCGGCGATCCCGCACCACCGGCCCACGACCGCGTGGCTCGAGGCGGGCGACTTCGTCAAGATCGACTTCGGCGCCCGCTATCGCGGCTACCACGCCGACGAGACCCGCACCTTCGTCCTCGGTGAGCCGGCCGCCTGGCAGCGCGAGATCTACGACGTGGTCCGCGCCGCTCAGGCTGCCGGGCGCGAGGCCCTTGTCCCGGGAGCGGACGTGCGGGAGATCGACGGTGCCGCGCGCGCCGTGATCGAGGCCGCCGGCTACGGCGAGCAGTTCCTGCACGGACTCGGCCACGGCGTCGGTGTGCAGATCCACGAAGCCCCGACGCTGGGCAAACTCGGCAGCGGTACACTGTCCGACGGTGCTGTGGTCACCGTGGAACCGGGTGTGTACCTCCCGGGTCGTGGTGGAGTCCGCATCGAGGACACCCTCGTGGTCCGTGCGGACGGGCCGGAACTGCTGACGCGCACCACCAAAGACTTGATCGCACTCTAG
- a CDS encoding YceI family protein, which translates to MSESRVIDQSSGVLEVHTGVAGRSARLGHRLVLAPTTWRVSVEIDGDRPVSIAVTVDAASLEVVSGEGGLTPLSAPERAVATANAHRSLKVKANPSIEYRSASIEPTENGFRVQGELTICGTTKPCDFALLYQDAEPAPALSVAVPVRQTDFGIKPFSLMMGTLQVADEVTVVARATT; encoded by the coding sequence GTGAGCGAGAGCAGGGTCATCGATCAGTCCAGCGGCGTGCTGGAGGTGCACACCGGCGTGGCCGGACGGTCCGCCCGGCTGGGGCACCGTCTCGTGCTCGCGCCGACGACGTGGCGGGTGTCCGTCGAGATCGACGGCGACCGTCCCGTCTCGATCGCGGTCACCGTCGACGCGGCCTCGCTGGAGGTCGTCTCGGGGGAGGGCGGGCTCACCCCGCTCAGCGCGCCCGAGCGCGCAGTGGCGACCGCCAACGCGCACCGCTCGCTCAAGGTGAAGGCGAACCCGTCGATCGAGTACCGCTCGGCGTCGATCGAGCCGACGGAGAACGGCTTCCGCGTCCAGGGCGAGCTCACGATCTGCGGCACCACGAAGCCCTGCGACTTCGCGCTGCTCTACCAGGACGCCGAGCCCGCGCCGGCGCTGTCGGTCGCCGTCCCGGTGCGGCAGACGGACTTCGGGATCAAGCCCTTCTCGCTGATGATGGGCACCTTGCAGGTGGCCGACGAGGTCACCGTCGTCGCGCGCGCCACGACCTGA
- the dnaE gene encoding DNA polymerase III subunit alpha, with product MTSAAGSFVHLHNHTEYSMLDGAAKVDPLFAEAKRLGMTAVGMSDHGNMFGASDFYNTARKYDIKPIIGIEAYIAPESRFNTKRVKWGDPSQKSDDVSGSGAYTHMTMVAENATGLRNLFKLSSLASIEGQLGKWSRMDAEIIAEHAEGIIATTGCPSGEVQTRLRLGHEREALEAAAKWQEIFGKENFFLELMDHGIDIERRVREGLLNIGRQLGIKPLATNDCHYVTKDKAESHGALLCIQTGKTLSDPTRFQFDGDGYYLKSAQEMRELWDSQVPGACDSTVEIGERVQSYAEVWEHKDRMPRFPVPENHTQESFLESEVMDGLQRRFPESGPPADYVERAKYELSVINEMGFPAYFLVVGDLIAHAHEVGIRVGPGRGSAAGSLVAWALGITNIDPIPHGLLFERFLNPERVSMPDIDIDFDDRRRGEMITYASEKWGSDKVAQVITFGTIKTKAAIKDSARVIYGQPGYSIADRITKALPPPIMAKDISVKGITDPEHERYKEAVEVRQLIETDPDVSKIYDMALGLEGLIRNAGVHACAVIMSCDPLTDAIPVWKRAQDGAIITGWDYPSCEAIGLLKMDFLGLRNLTVIGDALANIKHNRGIDLNMDELPIDDETTYELLQRGNTLGVFQLDGGPMRDLLRRMQPTKFEDIVAVGALYRPGPMGMNAHNDYADRKNGRQQVKPIHPELEEPLKEILADTFGLIVFQEQIMQIAQKVAGYSLGQADILRRAMGKKKKEVLDEAYGGFQQGMLDNGFSQAAITALWETVLPFAGYAFNKSHAAAYGLVSYWTAYLKANYPAEYMAALLTSVGDDKDKAAIYLGDCRRLGITVLPPDVNESFHAFTSVGEDIRFGMGSVRNVGEGVVASIVRTREEKGNFTSFSDYLAKIEVAACSKKVTESLIKAGGFDSLDHPRKGLLLVHADAIESVLSTKKAEAVGQFDLFGSMGEEDGAAGPIDDVFTIKVPDEEWDGKHKLALEREMLGLYVSAHPLDGVEHVIAAQTDTPIPAIVEGDVKDGTQVTVGGILQSVNRRVNKNGAPFASAQIEDLSGGIEVFFFPQAYAAYGAEVVEDAVVLIKARVNFRDDKVTLIANDIAPIDLSQIGVAKPLALTMQTRVCTQDKVSALKQVLQRHPGVSDVHVKLVSGEKATTLRLDDTLRVNPSSSLMGDLKALLGPNCLA from the coding sequence ATGACCTCGGCCGCCGGCTCGTTCGTGCATCTGCACAACCACACCGAGTACTCGATGCTCGACGGTGCGGCCAAGGTCGATCCGTTGTTCGCGGAGGCCAAGCGCCTGGGGATGACCGCGGTGGGCATGTCCGACCACGGCAACATGTTCGGTGCGTCGGATTTCTACAACACGGCGCGCAAGTACGACATCAAGCCGATCATCGGGATCGAGGCGTATATCGCGCCGGAGTCGCGGTTCAACACCAAGCGCGTCAAGTGGGGCGATCCGTCGCAGAAGAGCGACGACGTCTCCGGTTCGGGCGCCTACACCCACATGACGATGGTGGCGGAGAACGCCACGGGCCTGCGCAACCTGTTCAAGCTCAGCTCGCTCGCCTCCATCGAGGGGCAGCTGGGCAAGTGGTCCCGGATGGATGCGGAGATCATCGCCGAGCACGCCGAGGGCATCATCGCCACCACGGGCTGCCCGTCGGGGGAGGTGCAGACGCGCCTGCGGCTCGGGCACGAGCGGGAGGCGCTGGAGGCGGCCGCCAAGTGGCAGGAGATCTTCGGTAAGGAGAACTTCTTCCTCGAGCTCATGGACCACGGCATCGACATCGAGCGCCGGGTCCGCGAGGGGCTGCTGAACATCGGCCGCCAGCTGGGCATCAAGCCGCTGGCCACGAACGACTGCCACTACGTCACCAAGGACAAGGCGGAGTCGCACGGGGCGCTGCTGTGCATCCAGACCGGCAAGACGCTGTCGGATCCCACGCGTTTCCAGTTCGACGGTGACGGTTACTACCTCAAGTCCGCGCAGGAGATGCGCGAGCTGTGGGACTCGCAGGTGCCGGGCGCGTGCGATTCGACCGTCGAGATCGGCGAGCGCGTCCAGTCCTACGCGGAGGTGTGGGAGCACAAGGACCGGATGCCGCGCTTCCCGGTGCCGGAGAACCACACGCAGGAGTCCTTCCTCGAGTCCGAGGTGATGGACGGCCTGCAGCGGCGCTTCCCGGAGAGCGGTCCGCCGGCGGACTACGTCGAGCGCGCGAAGTACGAGCTCTCGGTCATCAACGAGATGGGCTTCCCGGCCTACTTCCTCGTCGTCGGTGACCTGATCGCGCACGCGCACGAGGTCGGCATCCGCGTGGGCCCGGGCCGTGGTTCGGCGGCGGGTTCGCTGGTGGCGTGGGCGTTGGGCATCACCAATATCGACCCGATCCCGCACGGCCTGCTGTTCGAGCGGTTCCTCAATCCCGAGCGCGTGTCGATGCCCGATATCGATATCGACTTCGACGATCGTCGCCGCGGCGAGATGATCACCTACGCCTCGGAGAAGTGGGGCTCGGACAAGGTGGCCCAGGTCATCACGTTCGGCACCATCAAGACCAAGGCCGCCATCAAGGACTCGGCCCGCGTCATCTACGGCCAGCCCGGCTACTCGATCGCCGATCGCATCACCAAGGCGCTCCCGCCGCCCATCATGGCCAAGGACATCTCGGTCAAGGGCATCACGGATCCGGAGCACGAGCGGTACAAGGAGGCCGTCGAGGTCCGGCAACTGATCGAGACCGATCCGGACGTCTCCAAGATCTACGACATGGCGCTCGGGCTCGAGGGGCTGATCCGTAACGCGGGCGTGCACGCCTGCGCGGTCATCATGTCGTGTGATCCGCTCACGGATGCGATCCCGGTGTGGAAGCGCGCGCAGGACGGCGCGATCATCACCGGCTGGGACTACCCGTCGTGCGAGGCCATCGGCCTGCTGAAGATGGACTTCCTGGGGCTGCGCAACCTCACCGTGATCGGTGACGCGCTGGCCAACATCAAGCACAACCGCGGCATCGACCTGAACATGGACGAGCTGCCGATCGACGACGAGACCACCTATGAGCTCCTCCAGCGGGGCAACACGCTCGGCGTCTTCCAGCTCGACGGCGGTCCCATGCGGGATCTCCTGCGGCGCATGCAGCCCACCAAGTTCGAGGACATCGTCGCGGTCGGCGCGCTCTACCGCCCGGGTCCGATGGGCATGAACGCGCACAACGACTACGCGGATCGCAAGAACGGCCGGCAGCAGGTCAAGCCGATCCATCCGGAGCTCGAGGAGCCGCTCAAGGAGATCCTCGCGGACACGTTCGGCCTGATCGTGTTCCAGGAGCAGATCATGCAGATCGCGCAGAAGGTCGCCGGGTACAGCCTCGGCCAGGCCGACATCCTGCGCCGCGCGATGGGTAAGAAGAAGAAAGAGGTCCTCGACGAGGCCTACGGCGGCTTCCAGCAGGGCATGCTCGACAACGGCTTCTCGCAGGCCGCGATCACCGCGCTGTGGGAGACGGTCCTCCCGTTCGCCGGCTACGCGTTCAACAAGTCGCACGCCGCCGCCTACGGCCTGGTCTCGTACTGGACCGCCTACCTCAAGGCGAACTACCCCGCCGAGTACATGGCCGCGCTGCTCACCTCCGTCGGCGACGACAAGGACAAGGCCGCCATCTACCTCGGCGACTGTCGTCGCCTCGGGATCACCGTGCTGCCGCCGGACGTCAACGAGTCCTTCCACGCCTTCACCTCGGTCGGTGAGGACATCCGCTTCGGCATGGGCTCGGTGCGCAACGTCGGCGAGGGCGTGGTCGCCTCCATCGTCAGGACGCGCGAGGAGAAGGGGAACTTCACCTCGTTCTCCGACTACCTCGCCAAGATCGAGGTCGCGGCCTGCTCGAAGAAGGTCACCGAGTCCCTCATCAAGGCGGGCGGTTTCGATTCGCTCGATCACCCGCGCAAGGGCCTGCTGCTGGTGCACGCCGACGCCATCGAGTCGGTGCTCTCCACCAAGAAGGCCGAGGCCGTGGGCCAGTTCGATCTCTTCGGTTCCATGGGGGAGGAGGACGGTGCGGCGGGGCCCATCGACGACGTCTTCACCATCAAGGTTCCGGACGAGGAATGGGACGGCAAGCACAAGCTCGCCCTCGAGCGCGAGATGCTCGGCCTCTACGTCTCCGCGCACCCGCTCGACGGTGTCGAGCACGTCATCGCCGCGCAGACCGATACGCCGATCCCCGCGATCGTCGAGGGCGACGTCAAGGACGGCACCCAGGTCACCGTCGGCGGCATCCTGCAGTCGGTGAACCGGCGCGTGAACAAGAACGGCGCGCCGTTCGCCTCGGCGCAGATCGAGGACCTCTCCGGTGGTATCGAGGTGTTCTTCTTCCCGCAGGCCTACGCGGCGTACGGCGCCGAGGTGGTTGAGGACGCGGTGGTGCTGATCAAGGCGCGCGTGAACTTCCGCGACGACAAGGTGACGCTGATCGCCAACGACATCGCGCCGATCGACCTCTCGCAGATCGGTGTGGCGAAGCCGCTCGCGCTCACCATGCAGACGCGGGTGTGCACGCAGGACAAGGTCTCCGCGCTCAAGCAGGTGCTGCAGCGCCACCCCGGCGTCTCCGACGTGCACGTCAAGCTCGTCAGCGGCGAGAAGGCGACCACCCTGCGGCTCGACGACACCCTCCGGGTGAACCCGTCCTCGTCGCTGATGGGTGATCTCAAGGCGTTGCTCGGCCCCAACTGCCTGGCCTGA
- the efp gene encoding elongation factor P — MASTADFKNGLVLNQEGQLWQIIEFQHVKPGKGPAFVRTKLKNVVSGKTVDKTFNAGVKVEVATVDRRDFSYLYHDGSDYVFMDGETYDQINLDEAKVGEGAKFLLENMQVQVSMHEGEALFVELPISAEYVVQHTDPGLQGDRSTGGTKPATLETGAEINVPLFINTGDKLKVDTRDGSYLGRVNS; from the coding sequence GTGGCATCGACTGCTGATTTCAAGAACGGCCTGGTCCTCAACCAGGAGGGCCAGTTGTGGCAGATCATCGAGTTCCAGCACGTGAAGCCGGGCAAGGGCCCCGCCTTCGTGCGTACGAAGCTCAAGAACGTCGTCTCCGGCAAGACGGTCGACAAGACCTTCAACGCCGGCGTCAAGGTCGAGGTCGCCACCGTCGACCGCCGTGACTTCAGCTACCTCTACCACGACGGCTCCGACTACGTCTTCATGGACGGCGAGACCTACGACCAGATCAACCTGGACGAGGCCAAGGTCGGCGAGGGCGCGAAGTTCCTGCTGGAGAACATGCAGGTCCAGGTCTCGATGCACGAGGGTGAGGCGCTCTTCGTCGAGCTCCCGATCTCGGCCGAGTACGTCGTGCAGCACACCGATCCGGGCCTGCAGGGCGACCGCTCCACCGGCGGCACCAAGCCCGCGACGCTGGAGACCGGTGCCGAGATCAACGTCCCGCTGTTCATCAACACCGGCGACAAGCTCAAGGTCGACACCCGTGACGGCAGCTACCTGGGGCGCGTGAACTCCTAA